The Salvelinus fontinalis isolate EN_2023a chromosome 24, ASM2944872v1, whole genome shotgun sequence genome has a segment encoding these proteins:
- the LOC129822412 gene encoding P2Y purinoceptor 12-like translates to MDSTTGFALTPVNHNHTNSSCSRDNVLKTVVFPVLYSLLFLLGLSLNGLAVWVFFSIPSRSHFIIYLKNIVVADVLMTLTFPFKVLSDSNMASVGLRVFVCRVSSVLFYLTMYISILFFGLISIDRCRKTLQPFKGTNAARLSHRKLLSLVIWCSLLALSLPNMVLTSRSPTSVYFKCSDLKTAAGLHWHEVVNHVCQVIFWGNLVTVIVCYALITKELYSSYARANAFRAGGASRAGNGQRQPRRKTVSSNVFLVLAVFFVCFVPFHFSRVPYTMSQTRGRMFDCNLKLFFFQLKESTLWLSSLNSLLDPLIYFFLCKSFRTTLFKTLRLPPGTCSWLTGIGPDPNTGSTPLGDSSACL, encoded by the exons ATGGACAGCACAACAGGATTCGCCCTGACCCCTGTCAATCACAACCACACCAACAGCAGCTGTTCCCGTGATAACGTGCTGAAGactgtggtgtttcctgttctctactccctcctcttcctgttgGGCCTGTCCCTCAACGGCCTGGCAGTGTGGGTGTTCTTCAGCATCCCGAGCCGCTCCCACTTCATCATCTACCTCAAGAACATTGTGGTGGCCGACGTCCTCATGACCCTCACCTTCCCCTTCAAG GTGCTgtctgactccaacatggcgtCCGTGGGTCTGCGTGTCTTCGTCTGTCGTGTCTCCTCTGTGCTCTTCTATCTCACCATGTACATCAGCATCCTCTTCTTCGGCCTCATCAGCATCGACCGCTGCAGGAAGACCCTCCAGCCCTTCAAGGGGACCAACGCGGCCCGTCTGTCCCACAGGAAACTGCTCTCCTTGGTTATCTGGTGCTCCCTGCTGGCCCTCTCCCTGCCCAACATGGTCCTGACCAGCCGCAGCCCCACCTCGGTCTACTTCAAGTGCAGTGATCTGAAGACAGCGGCTGGGCTGCATTGGCATGAGGTGGTCAACCATGTGTGCCAGGTCATCTTCTGGGGCAACCTGGTGACGGTCATAGTGTGTTATGCTCTCATCACCAAAGAGCTGTACAGTTCCTACGCCCGTGCCAACGCTTTCCGTGCTGGTGGAGCCAGCAGAGCTGGTAACGGGCAGCGCCAGCCCCGGAGAAAGACTGTGAGTTCAAATGTCTTCCTGGTGCTGGCCGTGTTCTTTGTGTGCTTCGTGCCGTTCCACTTCTCCCGCGTGCCGTACACCATGAGCCAGACCCGGGGACGCATGTTTGACTGCAACCTCAAGTTGTTCTTCTTCCAGTTAAAGGAGAGTACACTCTGGCTGTCCTCCCTCAATTCCCTCCTGGACCCTCTCATCTACTTCTTCCTCTGTAAGTCCTTCAGGACCACCCTGTTCAAGACGCTCCGTCTCCCACCTGGGACCTGTAGCTGGCTCACTGGGATAGGGCCGGACCCCAACACGGGCAGTACCCCTCTGGGAGACTCCTCTGCTTGTCTGTAG